In one window of Toxotes jaculatrix isolate fToxJac2 chromosome 10, fToxJac2.pri, whole genome shotgun sequence DNA:
- the LOC121188153 gene encoding uncharacterized protein LOC121188153 isoform X1: protein MTGGLAALILLSTLSLTQTTDVPCQTSLTVAEVGDNLTLTCPDFGKEIGLFYWYKMNFAQKVQTVASGTFDKIMLKGQFANPRFSFTKMDDHYSLIIRNVSKEDEATYLCQAGTAYEMEFIKGTIVNVNDRNQQKHVYVKQSPEKASVQLGDSVTLQCSLLSKNKENRVQCPGEHSVHWFRSGSGGFHPGIIYTHSSRRDEQEGRSCVYSLSKTMQNSSDAGTYYCAVVTCGEILFGEGTKVETGQELCPLVIVLGTLLSCCVIVIAALILCRKQKPVCEHCIGDVFSHAEHDRSAEDQPSFVHLQDGEAEALNYVALDFTSRKAKRWKNNRESPQECLYSGMRDYQ from the exons ATGACTGGAGGACTAGCTGCTTTGATTCTTCTAAGTACATTGT ctCTGACTCAAACTACAGATGTTCCTTGCCAGACCTCTTTGACTGTGGCTGAAGTTGGTGATAATTTGACCCTGACATGTCCAGACTTTGGGAAAGAAATTGGGTTGTTCTACTGGTATAAGATGAATTTCGCACAAAAGGTCCAAACAGTTGCTTCAGGAACTTTTGACAAAATAATGCTTAAAGGACAATTTGCCAACCCAAGATTTAGTTTCACAAAAATGGATGATCATTATTCTCTCATCATAAGGAACGTGAGCAAAGAAGATGAAGCAACATACCTCTGTCAAGCAGGAACGGCATATGAAATGGAATTTATTAAAGGCACAATTGTGAATGTGAATG ATCGGAATCAGCAGAAACACGTCTATGTGAAACAAAGTCCGGAGAAAGCATCTGTTCAGCTGGGAGACTCAGTGACTCTGCAGTGTTCACTTCTCTccaagaacaaagaaaacagagtccAGTGTCCAGGTGAACACAGTGTGCACTGGTTCAGATctggatcaggaggatttcaTCCAGGTATCATCTAcactcacagcagcaggagagatgAACAAGAGGGAAGAAGCTGTGTCTACAGTTTGTCCAAAACTATGCAGAACTCCTCTGATGCTGGGACTTACTActgtgctgtggtcacatgtGGAGAGATCCTGTTTGGTGAAGGAACTAAAGTGGAGACAG GACAAGAACTTTGTCCTCTTGTCATTGTGCTTGGGACACTGCTGTCCTGCTGTGTCATTGTGATTGCTGCACTAATTCTCTGCAGAAAGCAAAAGCCTGTTTGTGAACATTGCATAG GAGATGTTTTCAGTCATGCTGAACATGACAGATCAGCTGAGGATCAACCAAGTTTTGTG CATTTGCAGGATGGTGAAGCAGAGGCATTGAACTATGTGGCGCTGGATTTCACGTCAAGAAAAGCTAAAAGATGGAAGAATAACAGGGAGTCACCACAGGAGTGTCTCTACTCGGGCATGAGGGACTATCAGTGA
- the LOC121188153 gene encoding uncharacterized protein LOC121188153 isoform X2 produces MTGGLAALILLSTLSLTQTTDVPCQTSLTVAEVGDNLTLTCPDFGKEIGLFYWYKMNFAQKVQTVASGTFDKIMLKGQFANPRFSFTKMDDHYSLIIRNVSKEDEATYLCQAGTAYEMEFIKGTIVNVNDRNQQKHVYVKQSPEKASVQLGDSVTLQCSLLSKNKENRVQCPGEHSVHWFRSGSGGFHPGIIYTHSSRRDEQEGRSCVYSLSKTMQNSSDAGTYYCAVVTCGEILFGEGTKVETGDVFSHAEHDRSAEDQPSFVHLQDGEAEALNYVALDFTSRKAKRWKNNRESPQECLYSGMRDYQ; encoded by the exons ATGACTGGAGGACTAGCTGCTTTGATTCTTCTAAGTACATTGT ctCTGACTCAAACTACAGATGTTCCTTGCCAGACCTCTTTGACTGTGGCTGAAGTTGGTGATAATTTGACCCTGACATGTCCAGACTTTGGGAAAGAAATTGGGTTGTTCTACTGGTATAAGATGAATTTCGCACAAAAGGTCCAAACAGTTGCTTCAGGAACTTTTGACAAAATAATGCTTAAAGGACAATTTGCCAACCCAAGATTTAGTTTCACAAAAATGGATGATCATTATTCTCTCATCATAAGGAACGTGAGCAAAGAAGATGAAGCAACATACCTCTGTCAAGCAGGAACGGCATATGAAATGGAATTTATTAAAGGCACAATTGTGAATGTGAATG ATCGGAATCAGCAGAAACACGTCTATGTGAAACAAAGTCCGGAGAAAGCATCTGTTCAGCTGGGAGACTCAGTGACTCTGCAGTGTTCACTTCTCTccaagaacaaagaaaacagagtccAGTGTCCAGGTGAACACAGTGTGCACTGGTTCAGATctggatcaggaggatttcaTCCAGGTATCATCTAcactcacagcagcaggagagatgAACAAGAGGGAAGAAGCTGTGTCTACAGTTTGTCCAAAACTATGCAGAACTCCTCTGATGCTGGGACTTACTActgtgctgtggtcacatgtGGAGAGATCCTGTTTGGTGAAGGAACTAAAGTGGAGACAG GAGATGTTTTCAGTCATGCTGAACATGACAGATCAGCTGAGGATCAACCAAGTTTTGTG CATTTGCAGGATGGTGAAGCAGAGGCATTGAACTATGTGGCGCTGGATTTCACGTCAAGAAAAGCTAAAAGATGGAAGAATAACAGGGAGTCACCACAGGAGTGTCTCTACTCGGGCATGAGGGACTATCAGTGA
- the LOC121188158 gene encoding uncharacterized protein LOC121188158, which produces MIVLWVTLLVLHHGYSLVPVITVHVGEPVTFTCVLPSELFSSREIFWYKQNAGDTLKVMAMKRKTTNIEFVPEFSESRLKVNNAENCSNLTILSTIPEDEGMYHCELKEWINTKWSGTYLLVKGNSQRTSNYAVVQAVSGPVRPGDSVTLQCSVFSGPENKTCPGVHSVYWFRAGAEKSHPGMIYTDRNRSDECEKKPDAHSPEKSCVYRFTKSVSSSDAGTFYCAVATCGQILFGNGTKLQMVQTTHKVHFIALGILTVCLAISVFGNVVLIRNRRVHEQYKGTESAISEARNDNSHRQVHDITEDENQMNYAALNFSERKATRVRKKNEIAEESLYSQVKC; this is translated from the exons ATGATCGTGTTGTGGGTCACACTGCTTGTTCTTCATCATGGat ATTCCCTGGTTCCAGTGATCACAGTTCATGTTGGTGAACCTGTGACGTTCACATGTGTTTTACCTAGTGAATTGTTTAGCAGTAGAGAGATATTCTGGTACAAGCAGAATGCCGGAGATACCCTGAAAGTAATGGCGATGAAGCGGAAAACTACAAATATTGAGTTTGTGCCAGAGTTTTCTGAATCAAGATTGAAAGTGAATAATGCTGAGAACTGTAGTAACCTAACCATTTTGAGCACGATTCCAGAAGATGAGGGAATGTATCACTGTGAACTCAAGGAGTGGATTAATACTAAATGGAGTGGGACGTATTTGTTAGTAAAAG GAAACTCTCAGAGGACTTCAAATTACGCTGTTGTTCAGGCAGTATCTGGTCCAGTCCGTCCAGGAGACTCAGTGACTCTGCAGTGTTCAGTCTTCTCTGGCCCTGAGAACAAAACATGTCCAGGAGTTCACAGTGTGTACTGgttcagagctggagcagagaaaTCTCACCCAGGAATGATctacactgacagaaacagaagtgACGAATGTGAGAAGAAACCTGATGCACATTCACCTGAAAAGAGCTGCGTTTATCGCTTCACTAAGAGCGTCAGCTCCTCTGATGCTGGGACTTTTTACTGTGCTGTGGCCACATGTGGACAGATATTATTTGGAAATGGAACAAAACTGCAAATGG tGCAAACAACGCATAAAGTTCATTTCATTGCACTGGGGATATTAACGGTCTGCTTGgccatttctgtttttggaaATGTTGTCCTCATCCGCAACCGAAGAGTACATGAGCAATATAAGG GAACTGAAAGTGCTATTTCAGAGGCACGGAATGACAATTCGCACCGGCAAGTACATGATATT actgaagatgaaaaccaaaTGAACTACGCTGCTTTGAACTTCTCTGAAAGAAAAGCAACGAGAGTAAGGAAGAAGAACGAGATTGCTGAGGAGAGTTTGTACTCTCAAGTTAAATGTTGA
- the LOC121188152 gene encoding uncharacterized protein LOC121188152, translating to MILIWVTLLLLHQGYTLVPVIMVQTGEPVTFSCVWPEDVSNRKLYWYKQSPGDTLKLIASLSKRIKLKYEPEFSGSRLEVTDKDKLNTLTILRTIPEDEGMYHCVIMDWGENTWTGTYLSLKGNSQGTSNYTVVQWPTESGPVRPGDSVTLQCSVLSDPENKMCPGDHSVHWFRAGAEKSHPGMIYTAQRSDECEKKPDAHSPAQSCVYRFTKSVSSSDAGTFYCAVATCGKILFGNGTKVLISGERRSRSEFIALITAVVFLAISIIGNIVFICSRTTRPACAQFKGIGRVSSQGRHDTSNQLVQDITEGGHDLNYAALHFSGEKVPRGRKQKELKAEESVYSQVKL from the exons ATGATCCTGATATGGGTTACACTGCTTCTCCTTCATCAAGGAT atACACTGGTTCCAGTGATTATGGTCCAAACTGGTGAACCTGTGACGTTCTCGTGTGTTTGGCCTGAAGATGTGAGCAATAGAAAACTCTATTGGTACAAGCAGAGTCCTGGGGATACTCTGAAATTAATTGCATCGCTGTCAAAAAGGATAAAACTGAAGTATGAACCAGAGTTTTCTGGCTCAAGATTGGAAGTAACAGATAAAGATAAGCTCAACACTCTGACCATTTTGAGGACGATTCCAGAAGATGAGGGAATGTATCACTGTGTAATCATGGACTGGGGTGAGAATACTTGGACTGGGACCTATTTGTCATTAAAAG GAAACTCTCAGGGGACTTCAAACTACACTGTTGTTCAGTGGCCGACAGAATCTGGTCCAGTCCGTCCAGGAGACTCTGTGACTCTGCAGTGTTCAGTCCTCTCTGACCCTGAGAACAAAATGTGTCCAGGAGATCACAGTGTGCACTGgttcagagctggagcagagaaaTCTCACCCAGGAATGATCTACACTGCACAGAGAAGTGATGAATGTGAGAAGAAACCCGATGCACATTCACCTGCGCAGAGCTGTGTTTATCGCTTCACTAAGAGCGTCAGCTCCTCTGATGCTGGGACTTTTTACTGTGCTGTGGCCACATGTGGAAAGATATTATTTGGAAATGGAACAAAAGTGCTCATTAGTGGAG agAGGAGATCTAGATCTGAATTTATTGCACTGATTACAGCAGTAGTCTTCTTGGCCATTTCTATAATTGGAAATATTGTTTTCATCTGTAGCCGAACTACAAGACCAGCATGTGCACAGTTTAAAG GAATAGGACGTGTCTCTTCACAAGGAAGACATGATACCTCGAACCAGCTAGTACAGGATATT ACTGAAGGTGGACATGATCTGAACTATGCTGCGTTACATTTCTCTGGAGAGAAAGTTCCAAGAGGAAGGAAGCAGAAAGAGTTGAAGGCTGAAGAAAGTGTGTACTCCCAAGTTAAACTCTGA
- the LOC121188160 gene encoding uncharacterized protein LOC121188160 isoform X1, translated as MMIVFYLLLMLRVGRSTDEPIFETKTVHVGDDVIMICERKGSGSLFWIRLVSGNFPEVLGKTYSLKTAVHHITVSEEPEKFVLHIERVKLNDTAVYYCMKTYRGNITFLNGTDLRVKGPEPDITTTPPSDPVCPEDPVSVQCSVLANSQNKTYHEENCMRCIRAGSHQSHPSFNCTQGKRVDEYQKKTEGLSTKNCICSFSENISSSDAGTCYCAVATYGQIFSGNNSKLPPEVWHSQKERVIIFLLCAALTISLIVTAFLIYFIKKLKKSSHYYAAVALQTTATASSDQERQQTDEDSLVYSAPTFTGRKASKGGTRETKTETESIYTDVRALGMD; from the exons ATGatgattgtattttatttactgttgatGCTCAGAGTGGGGC GATCCACAGACGAGCCGATTTTTGAGACAAAGACTGTTCATGTTGGAGATGATGTGATCATGATATGTGAGCGCAAGGGTTCAGGAAGCTTGTTTTGGATTAGGCTTGTTTCTGGAAACTTCCCTGAAGTCTTAGGAAAAACATATAGCTTAAAGACTGCTGTTCATCACATTACAGTCAGTGAAGAGCCTGAAAAATTTGTTCTGCATATTGAAAGAGTAAAGCTAAATGATACAGCAGTTTACTattgtatgaaaacatacaggGGAAACATTACGTTTTTGAATGGAACAGATCTGAGAGTTAAAG GACCAGAACCTGATATCACTACAACCCCTCCATCTGATCCAGTCTGTCCAGAAGACCCTGTGTCTGTCCAGTGTTCAGTCCTCGCCAACTCGCAGAACAAAACGTACCACGAAGAAAACTGTATGCGATGTATTAGAGCTGGATCACATCAGTCTCACCCAAGTTTTAATTGTACTCAAGGAAAACGTGTTGATGAATATCAAAAGAAGACTGAGGGACTCTCAACAAAGAACTGtatctgcagcttctctgagAACATCAGCTCCTCTGATGCTGGGACATGTTACTGTGCTGTGGCCACATATGGACAGATATTTTCTGGAAATAATTCAAAACTTCCTCCTGAAG ttTGGCATTCGCAGAAAGAGAGGGTTATTATCTTTCTGTTGTGTGCTGCTTTGACTATAAGTCTGATTGTCACAGCCTTCCTTATTTATTTCATCAAGAAACTCAAGAAAAGTTCTCATTATTATG ctgctgttgctcTGCAAACGACTGCAACAGCCAGCAGTGATCAGGAACGTCAGCAG ACAGATGAGGATTCATTGGTTTATTCTGCACCAACTTTTACCGGTAGGAAAGCTAGCAAAGGAGGGAcaagggaaacaaaaacagaaacagagagtaTCTACACTGATGTCAGAGCTCTTGGGATGGATTAA
- the LOC121188160 gene encoding uncharacterized protein LOC121188160 isoform X2, with product MICERKGSGSLFWIRLVSGNFPEVLGKTYSLKTAVHHITVSEEPEKFVLHIERVKLNDTAVYYCMKTYRGNITFLNGTDLRVKGPEPDITTTPPSDPVCPEDPVSVQCSVLANSQNKTYHEENCMRCIRAGSHQSHPSFNCTQGKRVDEYQKKTEGLSTKNCICSFSENISSSDAGTCYCAVATYGQIFSGNNSKLPPEVWHSQKERVIIFLLCAALTISLIVTAFLIYFIKKLKKSSHYYAAVALQTTATASSDQERQQTDEDSLVYSAPTFTGRKASKGGTRETKTETESIYTDVRALGMD from the exons ATGATATGTGAGCGCAAGGGTTCAGGAAGCTTGTTTTGGATTAGGCTTGTTTCTGGAAACTTCCCTGAAGTCTTAGGAAAAACATATAGCTTAAAGACTGCTGTTCATCACATTACAGTCAGTGAAGAGCCTGAAAAATTTGTTCTGCATATTGAAAGAGTAAAGCTAAATGATACAGCAGTTTACTattgtatgaaaacatacaggGGAAACATTACGTTTTTGAATGGAACAGATCTGAGAGTTAAAG GACCAGAACCTGATATCACTACAACCCCTCCATCTGATCCAGTCTGTCCAGAAGACCCTGTGTCTGTCCAGTGTTCAGTCCTCGCCAACTCGCAGAACAAAACGTACCACGAAGAAAACTGTATGCGATGTATTAGAGCTGGATCACATCAGTCTCACCCAAGTTTTAATTGTACTCAAGGAAAACGTGTTGATGAATATCAAAAGAAGACTGAGGGACTCTCAACAAAGAACTGtatctgcagcttctctgagAACATCAGCTCCTCTGATGCTGGGACATGTTACTGTGCTGTGGCCACATATGGACAGATATTTTCTGGAAATAATTCAAAACTTCCTCCTGAAG ttTGGCATTCGCAGAAAGAGAGGGTTATTATCTTTCTGTTGTGTGCTGCTTTGACTATAAGTCTGATTGTCACAGCCTTCCTTATTTATTTCATCAAGAAACTCAAGAAAAGTTCTCATTATTATG ctgctgttgctcTGCAAACGACTGCAACAGCCAGCAGTGATCAGGAACGTCAGCAG ACAGATGAGGATTCATTGGTTTATTCTGCACCAACTTTTACCGGTAGGAAAGCTAGCAAAGGAGGGAcaagggaaacaaaaacagaaacagagagtaTCTACACTGATGTCAGAGCTCTTGGGATGGATTAA
- the LOC121188155 gene encoding uncharacterized protein LOC121188155, with product MLIIFHLLLLLRAGRCTDDLIFDTKVVGVGDDVNLTCTHQKLDANTRLFWIRLVSGNLPEILGGTFSFDYNDVNTTPRITAKLEPGNFVLHISKTERNDTGVYYCITVALLDMKFLRGTFLRIKGPEPDITDIIQVSPSDPVHPGDSVTLQCSVLSDSEMKTCAGDHSVFWFRAGSDESRPSFIYTHGNSGDQCAQSPEAHSPQKCVYSFSKNVSSSDAGTYYCAVATCGQILFGNGSKLNIEALWDLQTASTLLILLCAALVISLIVIAILIYLIKKKTLDCCKAAVSLQTDSATASGNQKSQLRDEDSLVYSAPTFTSRKAGKAERRSTRTAEGETVYTDVRALR from the exons ATGCTGATCATATTCCATTTACTGCTGTTGCTCAGAGCGGGAC GTTGCACAGATGATCTGATCTTTGACACAAAGGTTGTTGGTGTTGGAGATGATGTGAATTTGACGTGTACCCACCAGAAGTTGGATGCCAATACACGTTTATTTTGGATCAGGCTTGTTTCTGGAAACTTGCCTGAAATCTTGGGAGGAACATTTAGCTTTGATTACAATGATGTTAACACAACTCCTCGCATTACAGCAAAACTAGAGCCTGGAAATTTTGTTCTGCACATtagtaaaacagagagaaatgataCTGGAGTTTATTACTGCATAACAGTAGCACTACTTGACATGAAATTTTTGAGAGGAACATTTCTGAGAATAAAag GACCAGAACCAGATATCACTGACATCATTCAAGTCTCTCCATCTGATCCAGtccatccaggagactcagtgACTCTGCAGTGTTCAGTCCTCTCTGACTCTGAGATGAAAACATGTGCAGGAGATCACAGTGTGTTCTGGTTCAGAGCTGGATCAGATGAATCTCGTCCCAGTTTCATTTATACTCATGGAAACAGTGGTGATCAATGTGCACAGAGTCCTGAAGCTCACTCTCCACAGAAATGTGTCTACAGCTTCTCTAAGAACGTCAGCTCCTCTGATGCTGGGACGTATTACTGTGCTGTGGCCACATGTGGACAGATATTATTTGGAAATGGATCAAAACTCAACATTGAAG ctctgtggGATTTACAGACGGCCAGTACACTTCTGATTCTGTTATGTGCTGCTTTGGTTATAAGTCTGATCGTTATTGCCATCCTGATTTATCTCATCAAGAAGAAAACTCTTGATTGTTGCAAAG CTGCAGTTTCTCTGCAAACAGATTCTGCAACAGCCAGTGGTAATCAGAAAAGTCAACTG AGAGATGAGGACTCATTGGTTTATTCTGCACCAACGTTCACCAGTCGGAAAGCTGgtaaagcagagagaaggagcacaagaacagcagaaggagagacagtCTACACCGATGTCAGGGCTTTACGATAG
- the LOC121188157 gene encoding uncharacterized protein LOC121188157, with product MLIILHLLLLLRAGRCTDDLIFETKVVDVGDDVNLTCARQGSDYSTRLYWIRLVSGNLPEFLGGTFSFDYNDVNTTPRITAKQEPGTFLLTISQTERNDTGFYYCINVKGNNMKFLRGTFLRIKGPEREISPVIQVSPSDPVHPGDSVTLQCSVLSDSEMKTCPGDHSVFWFRAGSNESHPSFIYTHGNGGDQCGQSPEAHSPQKCVYSFSKNVSSSDAGTYYCAVATCGQILFGNGSKLNTEALWDLQTPLILLCAALVISLIVITILIYLIKKKTCDCCKAAVFLQTDSAAASGNQKSHLRDEDALVYSAPTFTSRKAGKAERRNTRTAEGETVYTDVRALR from the exons ATGCTGATCATACTCCATTTACTGCTGTTACTCAGAGCGGGAC GTTGCACAGATGATCTGATCTTTGAGACAAAGGTTGTTGATGTTGGAGATGATGTGAATTTGACGTGTGCTCGCCAGGGATCTGATTACAGTACACGCTTATATTGGATCAGGCTTGTTTCTGGAAACTTGCCTGAATTCTTGGGAGGAACATTTAGCTTTGATTACAATGATGTTAATACGACTCCTCGCATTACAGCAAAACAAGAGCCTGGAACTTTTCTTCTGACTATTagtcaaacagagagaaatgataCTGGATTTTATTACTGCATAAATGTAAAAGGAAATAACATGAAATTTTTGAGAGGAACATTTCTGAGAATTAAAG GACCAGAACGAGAAATCTCACCCGTCATTCAAGTCTCTCCATCTGATCCAGtccatccaggagactcagtgACTCTGCAGTGTTCAGTCCTCTCTGACTCTGAGATGAAAACATGTCCAGGAGATCACAGTGTGTTCTGGTTCAGAGCTGGATCAAATGAATCTCATCCCAGTTTCATTTATACTCATGGAAACGGTGGTGATCAATGTGGACAGAGTCCTGAAGCTCACTCTCCACAGAAATGTGTCTACAGCTTCTCTAAGAACGTCAGCTCCTCTGATGCTGGGACTTATTACTGTGCTGTGGCCACATGTGGACAGATATTATTTGGAAATGGATCAAAACTCAACACTGAAG ctctgtggGATTTACAGACGCCTCTGATTCTGTTATGTGCTGCTTTGGTTATAAGTCTGATCGTTATTACCATCCTGATTTATCTCATCAAGAAGAAAACTTGTGATTGTTGCAAAG CTGCAGTTTTTCTGCAAACAGATTCTGCTGCAGCCAGTGGTAATCAGAAAAGTCATCTG AGAGATGAGGACGCATTGGTTTATTCTGCACCAACGTTCACCAGTCGGAAAGCTGgtaaagcagagagaaggaacaCAAGAAcagcagaaggagagacagtCTACACTGATGTCAGGGCTTTACGATAG
- the LOC121188159 gene encoding uncharacterized protein LOC121188159 → MIGRLAAVILLSTISVIQTAEVPRLIPLTEVEVGDNVTFHCSVSDDQAVYWYKQPPGYMLQTVAIITYSKPVLGGQFNNPRFSVTKEKAQSLLTIRNVTKEDEATYFCQSGALYSLSFDNGTFLAVNDRNQQKHVYVKQSPEKASVQLGDSVTLQCSLLSKNKENRVQCPGEHSVHWFRAGAGGFHPGTIYTHSSRRDEQEGRSCVYSLSKTMQNSSDAGTYYCAVVTCGEILFGEGTKVETGDSPGSEVDPVVLVLGVLLACCVTVIAVLILGESNCKGAVSDESTVDQSDDLDGETKAVRYAALDSSTGAVRRGKKTRDVCLQECVYSVVRADYYNH, encoded by the exons ATGATCGGACGACTGGCTGCTGTGATTCTTCTCAGTACAATAT CTGTGATTCAAACTGCAGAGGTTCCTCGCCTGATCCCTCTGACTGAGGTTGAAGTTGGTGATAATGTAACATTTCACTGTTCAGTTTCTGATGATCAAGCCGTGTACTGGTACAAGCAGCCTCCTGGATATATGCTCCAAACAGTTGCTATAATAACTTATTCCAAACCAGTACTTGGTGGACAATTTAATAACCCACGTTTCAGTGTCACAAAGGAGAAGGCTCAGTCTCTTCTCACCATCAGAAATGTAACTAAAGAGGACGAAGCAACATACTTCTGTCAAAGTGGAGCACTTTATTCACTGAGCTTTGATAATGGCACCTTCCTGGCTGTAAATG ATCGGAATCAGCAGAAACACGTCTATGTGAAACAAAGTCCGGAGAAAGCATCTGTTCAGCTGGGAGACTCAGTGACTCTGCAGTGTTCACTTCTCTccaagaacaaagaaaacagagtccAGTGTCCAGGTGAACACAGTGTGCACTGGttcagagctggagcaggaggatTTCATCCAGGCACCATCTAcactcacagcagcaggagagatgAACAAGAGGGAAGAAGCTGTGTCTACAGTTTGTCCAAAACTATGCAGAACTCCTCTGATGCTGGGACTTACTActgtgctgtggtcacatgtGGAGAGATCCTGTTTGGTGAAGGAACTAAAGTGGAGACA GGTGATTCTCCAGGATCAGAAGTGGACCCAGTTGTCCTTGTTCTTGGAGTGCTGTTGGCctgctgtgtgactgtgattgCCGTCCTGATTTTGGGTGAAAGTAATTGCAAAG gagcagtgaGTGACGAGTCAACTGTGGATCAATCAGATGATCTG GATGGTGAAACAAAGGCAGTGAGATATGCTGCATTGGATTCCTCCACAGGAGCAgtgagaagagggaaaaagacaaGGGATGTGTGCCTGCAAGAGTGTGTGTACTCTGTTGTTAGAGCAGATTATTACAACCATTAA